In the Telopea speciosissima isolate NSW1024214 ecotype Mountain lineage chromosome 2, Tspe_v1, whole genome shotgun sequence genome, one interval contains:
- the LOC122652627 gene encoding putative phospholipid-transporting ATPase 9 isoform X1, which yields MAGGRRRKLHFRKIYAFSCGKASLRDDLSQIGGPGFSRVVFCNDSEGYEATALNYRDNYVRTTKYTLATFFPKSLFEQFRRVANIFFLVVSCLSFTPLAPYSAVSSVIPLGIVIGASMIKEAIEDWTRKKQDIEANNRKVKVHRHDGSFDDTNWRNLRVGDIVKVEKDDFFPADLLLLSSSYEDAICYVETMNLDGETNLKVKQALDVTSGLHEEGDFKDFNAVVKCEDPNANLYTFVGTMDFEEQQYPLSPQQLLLRDSKLRNTDYIYGAVVFTGHDTKVMQNSMDPPSKRSSIERTMDRLIYFMFSMLVLISLIGSIFFGIWTKEDLQNGRMKRWYLRPDDTTIYFDPKNASISAFLHFLTALMLYSYFIPISLYVSIEIVKVLQSIFINKDLHMYCEESDKPAHARTSNLNEELGQVDTILSDKTGTLTCNSMEFIKCSIAGTAYGRGTTEVERAMAKRKGSPLVHEEVSDMGYVEDSAGTIPTVKGFNFKDERVMSGKWISEPRSDVIQKFLRLLAICHTAIPDVDDETGNIAYEAESPDEAAFVIAARELGFEFYQRTQTSILLRELDPVSKKQVERSYKLLNILEFDSTRKRMSVIVRNEEGQLLLLCKGADSVMFERLAKKGREFELQTQEHMNEYADAGLRTLVLAYRELSEDEYKEFNEEFTEAKNLVSADRDARIEEVAEKMEKDLILLGATAVEDKLQHGVPECIDKLAQAGIKIWVLTGDKMETAINIGFACSLLRQGMKQIIINLETPGIKALEKDGDKSAIAKASKASVANQIAEGKAQLTASSGGSDAFALIIDGKSLAYALEDDVKYNFLDLAMGCASVICCRSSPKQKALVTRLVKVGTGKTTLAIGDGANDVGMLQEADIGVGISGVEGMQAVMSSDFAIAQFQYLERLLLVHGHWCYRRISSMICYFFYKNITFGITIFLFEAYASFSGQAAYNDWYMSLYNVFFTSLPVIALGVFDQDVSARFCLKFPLLYQEGVQNVLFSWIRILSWMFNGVCSGIIIFFFCTKALEIQAFRKGGEVVGMEILGATMYTCTVWVVNCQMALSVSYFTLIQHIFIWGGIVLWYLFLLGYGAIPSTISTTAYKVFIEACAPAPSYWIITLFVVISCLVPYITFTAIQLRFFPMYHAMIQWIRIDGQSEDPEYCHMVRQRSIRPTTVGFTARVEAKKRHLREKRHHRT from the exons ATGGCTGGAGGTAGAAGAAGGAAGCTACATTTCAGAAAGATCTATGCCTTCTCATGTGGGAAAGCATCTCTCAGGGATGACCTTTCACAGATTGGTGGACCTGGGTTCTCAAGGGTGGTCTTTTGCAACGACTCAGAAGGCTATGAAGCCACAGCCCTCAATTATAGAGACAATTACGTTAGAACTACCAAGTATACGCTTGCCACTTTCTTTCCCAAATCCTTATTTGAGCAGTTCAGGAGAGTCGCTAACATATTCTTCCTCGTTGTTAGCTGCTTGTCCTTCACACCTCTTGCTCCTTACTCAGCTGTCAGTTCCGTTATCCCTCTTGGTATTGTGATAGGGGCTAGCATGATTAAAGAAGCCATCGAAGATTGGACGCGTAAGAAGCAG GATATTGAGGCAAACAATCGAAAGGTTAAGGTGCATCGTCATGATGGCAGTTTTGATGATACAAATTGGAGGAACCTGAGAGTCGGAGATATAGTGAAGGTAGAGAAGGATGATTTCTTTCCTGCTGACCTTCTCTTGCTTTCCTCCAGTTATGAGGATGCAATCTGCTATGTTGAAACCATGAACCTTGATGGGGAGACAAATCTGAAAGTGAAACAAGCACTGGATGTAACTTCAGGTTTACATGAGGAGGGTGACTTCAAAGATTTCAATGCAGTAGTTAAATGTGAAGACCCCAATGCGAATCTGTATACTTTTGTTGGAACTATGGACTTTGAAGAGCAACAGTATCCCCTTTCACCTCAGCAACTTCTCCTTAGGGACTCAAAGCTGCGGAATACAGACTATATCTATGGGGCTGTTGTTTTCACAGGCCATGACACAAAAGTTATGCAGAATTCCATGGATCCACCATCTAAGAGAAGCAGCATTGAGAGGACTATGGATAGACTTATCTACTTCATGTTCTCTATGTTGGTTTTGATTTCTCTCATTGGATCTATCTTTTTCGGTATTTGGACTAAAGAAGACCTTCAAAATGGCAGGATGAAAAGATGGTATCTTAGACCGGATGACACCACAATTTACTTTGATCCAAAAAATGCATCCATTTCGGCATTTTTACATTTCTTAACTGCCCTGATGTTGTATAGCTACTTCATCCCCATCTCCTTGTATGTGTCCATAGAAATTGTCAAAGTTCTGCAGAGCATCTTCATCAACAAAGACCTGCACATGTATTGTGAGGAATCTGATAAGCCTGCACATGCCCGCACCTCGAACTTGAATGAGGAACTTGGCCAAGTAGACACTATTCTTTCAGATAAGACAGGTACTCTGACGTGCAATTCAATGGAATTCATCAAGTGTTCAATAGCTGGGACAGCTTATGGTCGCGGGACCACAGAGGTTGAAAGGGCTATGGCTAAGAGAAAAGGTTCACCATTGGTTCATGAGGAGGTATCTGATATGGGCTATGTTGAGGATTCTGCTGGTACAATACCAACTGTTAAAGGCTTCAATTTTAAGGATGAAAGGGTCATGAGTGGGAAATGGATTAGTGAGCCTCGCTCAGATGTCATTCAAAAATTCCTTCGGTTATTGGCAATCTGCCATACAGCCATACCTGATGTGGATGACGAGACGGGGAATATTGCATATGAGGCAGAGTCCCCAGATGAGGCAGCCTTTGTGATTGCAGCAAGAGAACTTGGCTTTGAATTTTACCAGAGGACACAAACAAGCATCTTACTGCGCGAGTTGGATCCTGTGTCCAAAAAGCAAGTTGAAAG GTCGTATAAGCTTCTGAATATCTTAGAGTTCGACAGTACAAGAAAGCGGATGTCTGTCATAGTAAGGAATGAGGAGGGGCAGCTATTACTACTCTGCAAGGGTGCTGACAG TGTCATGTTCGAAAGGCTTGCAAAGAAGGGGAGGGAGTTTGAGCTGCAGACTCAGGAGCATATGAATGAGTATGCTGATGCAGGCTTAAGAACCTTGGTGCTTGCTTATCGTGAACTCAGTGAGGACGAATATAAAGAGTTTAACGAGGAATTCACTGAGGCCAAGAACTTGGTCAGTGCAGATCGTGATGCAAGGATTGAAGAAGTGgcggagaagatggagaaggatTTGATTCTTCTTGGTGCTACTGCTGTTGAGGACAAATTGCAACACGGG GTTCCAGAGTGTATTGATAAACTTGCGCAAGCTGGAATCAAAATATGGGTTTTGACTGGAGATAAAATGGAGACTGCTATTAATATTGG TTTTGCATGTAGTCTGCTTAGACAAGGAATGAAACAAATAATTATCAACTTGGAGACACCAGGAATCAAAGCATTGGAAAAAGACGGAGACAAGTCTGCCATTGCCAAG GCATCGAAGGCAAGTGTTGCCAATCAGATAGCTGAAGGGAAGGCACAGCTCACTGCATCAAGTGGAGGCTCTGATGCGTTTGCTTTGATCATTGATGGGAAATCTCTTGCATATGCTCTGGAGGATGATGTCAAGTACAATTTTCTAGATTTGGCTATGGGCTGTGCATCCGTTATCTGCTGCCGCTCATCACCAAAACAGAAAGCACTC gttACAAGATTGGTTAAAGTTGGAACTGGTAAGACAACATTAGCAATTGGTGATGGGGCCAATGACGTGGGAATGCTTCAAGAAGCTGATATTGGTGTTGGGATTAGTGGTGTTGAAGGCATGCAG GCAGTCATGTCGAGTGACTTTGCGATTGCTCAGTTTCAATATCTTGAGCGTTTGCTACTTGTGCATGGCCACTGGTGTTACAGAAGGATCTCATCAATG ATATGCTACTTCTTCTACAAGAACATCACGTTTGGCATTACTATCTTCTTGTTTGAGGCATATGCATCATTCTCCGGGCAAGCGGCGTACAATGATTGGTATATGTCATTGTATAATGTATTCTTCACATCACTTCCGGTGATTGCTCTGGGTGTGTTTGACCAGGATGTCTCTGCTCGGTTCTGTCTCAAG TTCCCTTTATTGTACCAAGAAGGTGTGCAGAATGTTCTCTTCAGCTGGATTCGAATATTGAGCTGGATGTTCAATGGGGTTTGCAGTGGCAtaatcatttttttcttctgcaCAAAGGCACTGGAGATCCAGGCTTTCCGTAAGGGAGGAGAGGTTGTTGGAATGGAGATCTTGGGGGCAaccatgtacacatgtactgtaTGGGTTGTGAATTGCCAGATGGCACTCTCTGTTAGTTACTTCACCCTCATACAACATATCTTCATCTGGGGTGGAATTGTACTTTGGTACCTTTTCCTTTTGGGCTACGGTGCTATC